TTGCCAGAGTGCTCCCACTACGAGACCCTCAGAGATGCCCACAGGCCCTCTGCCCCGACAAGCTCACCTTGCCTACAGGACCCAGCACTTCACAACACCCATGTCCGATCCTCAACGAGGGAAGCCTCCCTGCTCAGGGCATTACCAAGAAGTTTATCTTCAAATGGGAGAGACCATTATTTCCTGCTCTGCTTGGAAAACTCTGGAAAGAGGGGAAGAGCTCACCATGGTGGGGAGAAGCGATGCCAGCAGGAAGCCAtggggctggctgcaggagagagcagcagggagcGGTGCGAGGAGTCAGTCCCGGTGCCAAGGCCGCCAGGACTGCACATGCAGAGTCTGCAGAGGAGACAGTACCTGGCCATGCACGGAGATGTCAAAGCGGATGCCGTAGAGCTTCAGCAGGTTCCGGTAGAGCTGCCGCTGGGAGTCCCAGTAGTAGGAGGCAGTTCTGCAGGAGACATTGGATGTGGCTCAGAAAGCCACGGCAGCTCTGCACAGGCAGTGAGGGAAGAGGGCTGCCAGCGTTGCATGATTGCTGGGGCTACCACATGCCTGTGCACACCTTGTGTCCTCCAGCGGGCTGGGACATGGGTGATGCACATGCTGCCATGGCTCACTAGCTTGGCATCAGCATCCACTCAGCACCCAGCCCGGGGTCACTGGGAGCACACAGCTCCCGCTGCGTCCAGTCCAGGGTCAGCATGGGCATGGACAGCCACACATCCTTGCCCTCAGGCAGGTAATGCCTTGCACAGCTCCAAACAGAGCAGAGCTACAAGGTGCGGGAACTACCACGGCACCCCGGTACCAACAGACCCTGCGCTGAGCTACCATGTCCCGatgtccctgctgctcctttcaGAGCATCACTCGGGAAAACCGAGATCTCGGACAATTGCCACGTGCTCATCCCACAGACCCATCTGGCCACTGTCCCAGCACCCTCACCTGAAATTGTACCTCCTGTCCTGCAGGCTGAAGGAGTACTGCGGCTGGCACTGGGCAGCAGGGTAATCCAGGTCACAGTCCCACTCGATGCGAACTCCAATGCTCCCACCctgcaaaacacattttattgcaggagaagcagaggacCGGAGACTTGCTGAGTGCTTTACTGTTCAGGTGTTCACAGATCACACAGAGAGACCACCTCATTCCTTTAGCATTTCAGGGGTCAGTCCTGTCCCCCACCCCTTGCCCATGCCCTTGGGGAATTTGCAGTCATCTTCcatacttttaaagaaaaagcacataCCAGCAGTGCGAGGTCCCCAAAGGtctctccagctgcctccaCCATGTCACGGACACGGAAgacggggcaggaggggctgaaGAACGGATCATACATGCAGCTCTTGAAATAGGTGGGGTCATTGGTTTGCAAAGTATTGCACCTGAGACAGGAAAGGGACAGGGAGCTGTCACAGGTGGAGTGGATTGTGGGAGGACAAGGAGCCCTGCTGCAGGACTGGAAAGGAGACCCTCCTGCTGGAGTGGGACCACTAAAGCTCCTGCTTCAGAGCGAGATAGTCATTGCCTCTCCTAAAGCCTCAGTTGGAGAAAGGGTGGAGGGAAACTGGCCCAGAGGAATCACATGTGGAGTTATCACCCTTTACAGCACCTGCCATggtccttcccctcccagctcctctcctccacctCTGCCTTTGTGgttctttctttcctggcaCTAAGCTCCCATCGCTCTGAGATGTAATGACCCAGCTTGAGTTACAACTCTAGGGGTGATAACAGGGGCAGTTCAGCTGCCCCAAGCCATGTCTCCTGCCAGAGAAAGGCAGCACAGTCAGCATGTCTGGGGCTGTGAGGCCAGTGCAGCCCTTTTGCAGAGACTAAAATGCAAAAGTATATGGGGTAAAATGAGACCTTAGGAATGACTGGCCTTGTCGTGCTCTGTTTGCAGTGCTCTAGACAGCTGGGAGCTCAGCAGTCCCTCTATCCAGGGGCTTCCCATCCCATTGCTCTTATATCTGCAAACACATGTGCTGCCAAAACGACTGGCATTCTCCTGAACACCCTCCTGAACCGTAACTGCCCAAGCCACCACCCGTCCCGGACGGCACACGGCTTCTTGGACACCTTGGCTGCTCAGCCCCTAGGCAGACAAGCTCAGCACAGAGGCTGGACTGAGTTGCATGTACAGGCCAGCTGGAGGAGCATCATACTTACTTGGAGAAATTAAATTTGGTGAAGTGGacagtattttttataaaaagagtGAAATTCTCTGCCTCAGCCAGTAGAGGTTTCCTGGAAAACAACCACCAATGAAGTCAAATTTTGCACAGCAGCCAAGGTATGTCCCCACTCCCCTCGCTCTGCAGTCTCTTCCATGATCCCAGAACTTTGGCTACAACAAACAGTTGCAAGAAATGCTCTTGCGTGAAGTTCTCTGGGCTTAACTGACCGGTAGATCAATGTCAAAGATCTCCCTGAGCCTGGCTCCCCCCTGGGCAAGTACAATCAGGCCCCTGGTTACACAGAGCACAGAGAGAAGCAACCAAAGCTCTCAACGCCTGCTGTCCCCTGACCCTGTGCCATACCTGGGCAGGGTGTTATTCTCCACAGGACACCAGCCATAGATCTCACAGGTGGAATGGGTGGTGTTGAACATCACACATTTCCCAGTTTTCATCCCTAGAAATGAGACAATGTATTTctactatttctatttctatagTATTTCTACTAAAGAaatttactatttcttttcGAAACATCTTCTCCACAGCTCCCCTCCTGGGATACTGCCCTGGCCACAGGCTTGTTCTGGCCTTCTCAAAACCTGAACCACAAAGACAACCCTGGGATCATCTTCAG
The Ciconia boyciana chromosome 15, ASM3463844v1, whole genome shotgun sequence genome window above contains:
- the P2RX6 gene encoding P2X purinoceptor 6 isoform X2, with translation MKTGKCVMFNTTHSTCEIYGWCPVENNTLPRKPLLAEAENFTLFIKNTVHFTKFNFSKCNTLQTNDPTYFKSCMYDPFFSPSCPVFRVRDMVEAAGETFGDLALLGGSIGVRIEWDCDLDYPAAQCQPQYSFSLQDRRYNFRTASYYWDSQRQLYRNLLKLYGIRFDISVHGQAGKFSVIPAAVSFGTSIAFFGVATVVCDLVLLYLDAKADFYWKEKFEEAKPPKGKTEAAA
- the P2RX6 gene encoding P2X purinoceptor 6 isoform X1 encodes the protein MCTEDADCPMGNPVVRGNGMKTGKCVMFNTTHSTCEIYGWCPVENNTLPRKPLLAEAENFTLFIKNTVHFTKFNFSKCNTLQTNDPTYFKSCMYDPFFSPSCPVFRVRDMVEAAGETFGDLALLGGSIGVRIEWDCDLDYPAAQCQPQYSFSLQDRRYNFRTASYYWDSQRQLYRNLLKLYGIRFDISVHGQAGKFSVIPAAVSFGTSIAFFGVATVVCDLVLLYLDAKADFYWKEKFEEAKPPKGKTEAAA